Proteins encoded in a region of the Perca fluviatilis chromosome 6, GENO_Pfluv_1.0, whole genome shotgun sequence genome:
- the hint2 gene encoding histidine triad nucleotide-binding protein 2, mitochondrial: MLFRQILRTQLIGTRTAHLKRLHRVCQAERPLCSKSDEVRLAKEASKKYGSPVPTIFSKVIDKSIPADIIYEDEKCLAFRDISPQAPVHFLVIPRVPIPRISEAKADDAELLGHLLVVAKNVAKQESLNEGYRVVINDGKHGAQSVYHLHIHVLGGRQMTWPPG, encoded by the exons ATGTTGTTTCGTCAGATTTTAAGGACGCAGTTAATCGGGACCAGAACGGCTCACCTCAAGCGGTTGCACCGTGTTTGTCAAGCTGAG AGACCACTGTGCTCCAAAAGTGACGAGGTGAGGCTGGCAAAGGAGGCAAGCAAGAAGTATGGCTCACCAGTTCCAACCATCTTCTCCAAAGTGATTGACAAAAGCATCCCTGCTGATATCATTTATGAAGATGAGAAG tgtttGGCATTCAGGGATATCAGCCCACAGGCCCCTGTTCACTTCCTGGTTATTCCAAGGGTCCCTATTCCCAGAATTAGTGAGGCCAAAGCTGATGATGCAGAG CTCTTAGGACATTTGTTGGTTGTTGCCAAAAATGTGGCAAAGCAAGAATCTCTAAATGAAGGATACAGAGTGG TGATCAACGATGGAAAGCACGGTGCTCAGTCAGTTTACCACCTTCACATCCACGTCCTGGGAGGAAGACAGATGACTTGGCCACCAGGCTAA